In a single window of the Anguilla rostrata isolate EN2019 chromosome 4, ASM1855537v3, whole genome shotgun sequence genome:
- the sox17 gene encoding transcription factor SOX-17: MSSPDAGYASDDQTQARCAMSIMMPGIGHCQWTDPLSPLGEAKIKSESCSTGSGNQNRGKSEPRIRRPMNAFMVWAKDERKRLAQQNPDLHNAELSKMLGKSWKALPVTEKRPFVEEAERLRVQHMQDHPNYKYRPRRRKQVKRIKRLDSGFLVHGVADHQGSGLGSDGRVCVESLGVNYHEHSYQVPSQLSQLGHYREPQGMGAHFESYNLPTPDTSPLDVVENDSVFFPPHAQEDCHMMPTYAYHPQAAAEYPTQDHHGNPLLHRHLPPAEQAGQAGSLSGYVGCPNPLAMYYSQHCNSGNPKRHQGHQGGQLSPPPDSHSAENVEQMHQSELLGDVDRNEFEQYLNSSVRPDLAGLSFGSHEPNMAAPESLISSVLSDASTAVYYCNYNNA, from the exons ATGAGCAGTCCTGATGCTGGGTATGCAAGTGACGATCAGACCCAGGCAAGGTGCGCGATGTCAATCATGATGCCTGGTATTGGACACTGTCAGTGGACAGACCCGCTCAGTCCTTTGGGGGAAGCGAAGATTAAAAGCGAATCATGTTCTACGGGCTCTGGGAATCAAAACAGAGGGAAAAGCGAACCGCGGATCCGTCGACCTATGAATGCGTTCATGGTGTGGGCTAAGGATGAACGCAAGCGTCTGGCACAACAGAACCCTGATTTGCACAACGCGGAGTTGAGTAAAATGTTAG GAAAATCTTGGAAAGCACTGCCGGTCACCGAAAAGCGCCCGTTTGTGGAGGAGGCTGAGCGCCTGAGGGTACAGCACATGCAGGACCATCCCAATTACAAGTACCGGCCCAGACGGAGGAAGCAGGTTAAGAGGATCAAGAGGCTGGACTCTGGTTTCCTGGTGCACGGCGTGGCTGACCACCAGGGCTCAGGCCTGGGGAGCGACGGCCGGGTGTGTGTGGAAAGTCTGGGCGTGAACTACCACGAGCACAGCTACCAGGTCCCGAGCCAGCTGTCTCAGCTCGGCCACTACAGAGAGCCCCAGGGCATGGGGGCCCACTTTGAGTCCTATAACCTGCCCACGcctgacacctcccccctggATGTTGTGGAGAACGACTCCGTCTTTTTCCCTCCGCACGCCCAGGAAGACTGCCACATGATGCCCACATATGCGTACCACCCGCAGGCCGCCGCAGAGTATCCCACCCAGGACCACCACGGCAACCCTCTGCTACACAGACATCTGCCCCCAGCCGAGCAGGCAGGCCAGGCCGGGTCCTTGTCTGGTTACGTCGGCTGCCCAAACCCCCTGGCCATGTACTACAGCCAGCACTGCAACTCTGGCAACCCCAAACGCCACCAGGGCCACCAGGGTGGACAGCTCTCGCCCCCACCCGACTCCCACTCCGCCGAGAATGTGGAGCAGATGCACCAGTCGGAGCTCCTGGGAGACGTGGACCGGAACGAGTTTGAGCAGTACCTGAACTCCTCCGTGAGGCCGGACCTCGCTGGCTTGTCTTTCGGCAGCCACGAGCCCAACATGGCTGCTCCGGAGAGCCTCATCTCCTCCGTCCTCTCTGATGCCAGCACAGCCGTGTATTACTGCAATTACAACAATGCATAA